CATACGCCGAAACTCGACGTCATCCGCATCAAAGACGGCAAGATCGCCGACTTTTTCGAGTTCTTCGACAACCACCAGGCGGCGGCCGCCTGCCGCGCCGAAGGCGAATGCACGGTGCCCGCCGATCCGAAGCCTTTCAATGGCCAAGGCCAGTCGCGGCTTGAAACCGAAGTGACGGTCGCCACCCGCGCCAATGTGAATGCGCTCAAGCACCTCTACGCCCAGTATGCCAAGACAAAGGGAGCCAGCATCCAATCGATCCTGGAGCTCCTGGCACCGAATGTCGTCTGGGGGTCGCTGTCCGCAGGGACCTATCCCCTCGCCTTCTCCCGCACACACCGAAGCCGCGAAGAGGTCGCCGAGTATTTCCGCGGACTCTCCGAGGCCTTCACGATGAACTATTACGATGTGAGGGAGTATGTCGCCGCCGGCCCCTATGTGCTGGCTCTCAGCGAAATCTCGTTCACCAACAAGAAAACCGGCAAGACCTTCGTTTCACCCAAGGCCGATTTCTGGCGCTTCGCCGGCGGCAAGGCGGTGGAGTTCTACGAATTCTTCGACACCGCCGCAGTGATGGCGAGCGCGGCATAGGACTTCGGCGCGCGAAATTTACGTGGCGACATCCGCCAGCAGACTTGTTACTGGCCGACTTTGCCAATTAACTTCGCCGGACCTTTTGCAGCTAATGTCCGGCAACTGCTTCTCCCGGGGCGGAGCTTTCTTGGCCATATCGATGTGAGCTCTGGGATCACCTAATCCCTTGTTTGTATTCTCGGGGCGTTGATGTGTCCCTGTTCCGCCAAGGCCCAATCGTGTTGTGCGCTCAACGGCACGCAATACTCCGGCCGCATTCAATAGCCGGCCATGGATGGTCTGTATATTCGCCGGCCGTGAGAGAGCCCCGGGCGATTGACCAGCAGCTCCATCGCCAGATGCCGTGCTGGTTTGTGCGGCACTCTCGAGGATATTACCCTCATCCTTCTTTTTCCACGCGCGTAGCAAAGCTTGCACGAATTCACGGATTATTCGGAGGCCGAGAGCCATTCGGTTGATCCTTTTATCGGAGTTCGGATAGAGGAGCCTGTTCGGTCAGACCCAGGAGTTGACGTCCGAACGCAACTCCTCAACTTGATATTTCCAAAATCCTGCCATCTGGCCCACGATGTCAAGCGCCCACCATCGCGTCGGGAAGATACGGATATAACCCAGCCTAATCTCAGCACTCTCTAACGCACCCTCGGCAGCCAGCCTTTCTCGAGAGCCGCGATGAGGCCCGCCGTCATTTCATTCCGCGGCAGCGCCCGCAGCTGGCGCAACGCCTCGAAGCGCCAGGCGCCATTGTCGCGCCCGGCGAGCCACACGGCGGCGACCTCACCCTGGTTCTCGCGCGCCTTGATCTTGTCCGGCACATTCGGCAACGCCTTGCGCAGTTCGAAGGCGATGCGCAGGCGGTTTTTCCTGGCATCGGTGATGGTCACGGCAAATCTGCTGCCGCTTATCGCATCGGCGGCGATCGTGACCTCGCGCGTGTCCTGGGCGACGGGTTTGCCGTCCCCGATCTTCACCGTGAAGGGCCCCTCCCCGCCCGTCCAGGCGAGATGCACGGGCTCGGCACTCCGGATAATGTAGTTGCGGCCGCGCACCGCCAGCGGCACCTTGATCGCGTCACCGCCTTTCGACACCAGAACGGAGAATGAATCATCTTCGCTGTCGCCGATGAGGATGCTGACGATCTGTTCGATGATGCTGAAGGAATCGTCACCGCTCGCCATCTCGCCCGTGACGTCCTTGCGCATGAGCTTGCCGGTGACGATGAGGCTCCCTTCGCCAGCCAGGCTCAGTACGACCCTGCTCTCCTCATCTCGAATGAAGACGGAATCGCCGTCGTAGACCGGCATCAGCAATTTCGGCGCGAGTTCTGCCCCTTTGCGTACGACGACGGTGCGCTTTTCGGCGTCCACGCCTTTCAGCTCATAGGCCATGATATAGCCGGCTGGCCGGACATCCTGGGCCTGCGCCGGCGTGATGTCGGCGGCGAAGCTCAGCGCGGTCAGAAGAACGACGAGAAGGCGCAGCACGATCAGCTCCCTAATGCGTCTTGAGCATGGAGCGCCAGCCTTTGCCGTGGCTCCAGTCGTAGACGATCCCGGCCAGTGAATCGAAAAATTTGTGAAGGATGAACAGAGTGAGCGTCACCGCGATGATGCGAATGGCGACCTCGAAGCCGAACAGGCGCGACAGCACCAGCGCTGCCGCGACCGTGATGAGGCCGGCGATAAGGACCGAGGGCGCCAGCTGGAAATTATAGGAGATGAAAGCCAGCACCGCGAAGATGGAGACGGCGATGAGAATCTCCACCAAGGGCGAGGCCCCCGGCATGGTGGCCATGGCGGAAGCGGCGGCTACGGTGTTCGCCAGGATCACCGCGCCCGGCTGCGATCCAAGCGGCGTCGCATAGATATCGTGGGAATTGGCATGGGTGACGCCGATGATCACGATACGGTTCTTGAAGGCCTCCGGATGAATCTCGCCCGCCGCCGAGGCCTGGCCGGCTTCGAAGCGCACCAGGGCCCAGGCAGGAATCTGATTGAACACCGCCACCTGGCTGTCTCCGTCCGCGATGGTTTTGGCGCTCGCTTCTTCGGTCTCGGCGTTGAACATATACTGGATGGCGACATCGGAGGAGAGGCGATGCGGCCAGGCGCTCGGCGCCGCGTCGAGGCGCTTGCAGCGCCGGTCGACCTGCTCGGCGAGGAAGTGCTTGAGCTCGTCGGAGCGGTCGCCCCCGGTATCGAATTTGGCGGCGACGACGAGCGCCGGCGACGGATAGGTCACACCATCGGCGCCCTCGCACAAGGTCTGCCAGAGCCGCAGGCGCCGGACGATGCGGTCGGCAGAGAGCGGCGTCAGCACGCTCACCCAGATGGCCTTGCCCGACTGCGCGAAGATGCCGTCATATGGCGTCGAATTGGCCACGGTGGGGGTGCGCTCGAGCTCTTCGCCGCTGACACTACCGGCGCGAAAGCTGCGCACGAACATCAGCGGCGGATCGGTCAAGGTGGATGCGCTGATCGCTTCGACGAGGGCGGGATCGGCCGGTGTCGTTGCATCCTCCGGCGCAAGGTCGATATCGACGACGACAGCGCGCGCTCCGCCCGCTTCCGCGATCCGGATCAACTCCGCGAGAGCGGCGTGCGGGGTTATCGGCGGACCGCCCCAATTCGCCATGGTCTCGTCGTCGACCTTGATCAGCGTGACGGGCAGAGAATTCTTGGCGACGCCCGAAAGCGCCGCCGAGATCTCAATGATGCGGTCGGTCTCGGTGAAGCTCTTATAGGCCGCGGTGATACTTTTGCCGCCGCCCAGCAAGGTCAGCAGCGCCACCAGCACCGCTGTGAGGATCGCCCATAGCCAGCGTGGCCAGTTTCGCAATGCCCGTGCCTTCGTCACAAAGCTGCCCGTCATGTGCCGGCAATCGCCTCAACCTTCGAGCAGGATCCGGACCGGCAATTTCCTGCCGGTCCGGCTTCATGCGTCAGTTATCAATCCTCTTCGGCCGGATCGTCCTTGGTGCCCGGACGGTCGAAGAAAGCCTTGACCGCGTCGAACATGACACCCTTGGTCGTCGCCTCGTCGCCCTTCTTCCAGATCGCCTCAAACTTCTCCTTGTTCTCCTGGAAGTTCTCGAGACGGGACGCCGCGTTGGCCGGATACATCTGCGCGGCAAGAGCACGGTCGCCCGCCGAAATCTGCGAATTGGGCTCCGCCACGAAGCACTTGCTCTTGGCGCCCTTCTTGTAGAAATCGGGCGGGAACTGATAGAGCATGACCGAGCGCTTATCGAACTTGGTCAGTTGCAGGTCCTCGCCCGAGGCCTGGCGCAGGTTCCAGTCGATCGTCTCCTTCGTCCAGTTGTTCGGCGGCCCTTCGAGATAGCTGTAGATGAGCTTCCAGTTATACTCGTTGTCGCAGCCGCCCTTCGGGTTCTGGTGCTCGTGTTCGATGCCGAGCGCATGGCCGAATTCGTGGCGGATGGTGCCGACCTCATAGTCCGAGAGTTGGTCGGGCGACACATTCATGAAGCCGCCGAGATTGAGCGTGGCCTCCTTCTGGTCGACGAAGACCACGGCGTTCTGGCCGAGCTGCGACCAGTAGCCGTCCTGGCTGAAGGACACGCGGATCTGCATCTCCCTGCCGTTTTCCGGCTGGCAGGTGCGCCGCTTGCCGGGCTTGCCGAAATCGAAACGGATCGAATTGTCCTCTGCCTGCCACTCCTTGGCGACATTGGCGACCACTTCGCGCAACGCCTGGCTGCCTTCGAAGAAGCACACGCGGATCTTGGGATAGTTGGCGCCCCACAGCGTGCTGTTGCGGTAGATGCCCTTGGACTGCTCCGAATCGTCGAGCTTGTTGAGCGCCGACTGATACTGCTTGATGCGCTTGATGTATTTTTCCGGCAATCCGTCGCGCGCGACCTTGTTGCCGTCCTCGGCCGCCATCGCGCCTGAGGCCGCAGCGACGGCCATCACCGACGCCATCAAAACCGATTTAGAAAAACCTAACGCCGCCATTCACTCAGTCTCCTTCGAGTTTAGTTTGAGTTCAGCTTCAGTCCAAAAAACTTGTCGGTGGTTGGGAACGCCTGGCGACGGCCATATCGGTCTCCGTCATGGTCTCGCACATCCGCAATATCTGAATTATCCAGCGATTCCAAGGAGTTCATATTTTCGGGAAGGCGACTTGGGGAGGTCGACGCCGATACCCAGGGGCTCGCGGGCCTCGCCTGGGCTTCCAAAACAAACTTCGACCCAGGGTCTCAATACCGAGTACCCGGTCAGCCTCTTACCCGACATGCAAGACTCCCTTTGGAACTCCCCCGGGGAGCCAGACGAATCTAGCACACAGGACGGAAGCGTTAAAATAGGTTATCGCTGCGGAAGGTGGTGAAACTGCGATGAGAAGGCGTCAAATTCGGTGCGAACTCAAGGCTGGCCGCGGCGGCCTGATAGGCGCAAAATGGGCCCATGGAGATGCGCGACATAGAATCCTGCTTGCCGCCGAAGCTTCACTCCTTCAGCCGGCAAGTGCTGGAGATCTATCTTCATGGCCATATGAGCACGGCGGAATTCCGCCGCTGGTTTCACATGCCCAATTCCGACTATCTGATGCTCGGCGACTGCATCGCCCAGAAGGTCGATCCGCACTACATTCCGGAAGCCAAGCTGCCGCCATCCATCACCCTGCGGCCCAACATGTTCTGACCCCCGTTTGCTGACCGGATACATCTGGGCCAAGCTCAGAGCTGGCATGCTGTGCGCTCTGTTGACCTGCCGCCTCTGACAGGTGGATTCTGACACGAGGTCTGGAAATATCGGACCCGTCGCGGCGAAAGGCGAGTAAACTCGGATACAAAATGGAAAATTCCACCCCGTACGCGACTCCCGCTTCTTCCATAGTGACCTTCCGCATGCCGGAAGGACCTGTTATCGGTTCGTCCCTGTCACCTTATTGAGCCTGTCGGAGTATTCATGGATATCAAGCCGGATGTCATCGCCGCGATTGGCAACACCCCTCTGATCAAACTGAAGAAGGCTTCGGAGCTCACCGGCTGCACCATTCTGGGCAAAGCCGAATTCATGAATCCGGGCCAGTCCGTGAAGGACCGGGCCGCTCTGTTCATCATCAAGGACGCGATCGCCAAAGGCCAGTTGCGCCCTGGCGGCACAATCGTCGAAGGGACCGCCGGCAACACCGGCATCGGCATCGCGGTCGTCGCCAACGCCATGGGCTTCAAGACCGTGATCGTCATCCCGGTCACCCAGAGCCAGGAGAAGAAAGACACGCTGAGACTCCTGGGCGCCGAGCTCGTCGAGGTGCCTGCCGTTGCATACAAGAACCCCAACAACTACGTGAAATATTCGGGCCGCCTGGCCGAGACGCTGGCCAGAACCTCTCCCAATGGCGCGATCTGGGCCAATCAGTTCGACAATGTCGCCAACCGGCAGGCTCATATCGAGACGACCGCCCAGGAGATCTGGAAACAGACCGATGGCAAGGTCGACGGCTTTGTCTCGGCGGTAGGCTCCGGCGGAACGCTGGGCGGTGTCTCGGACGGCCTCAAGGCCAAGAACAAGAATATCCGCATCGCCCTCGCCGATCCCCTGGGGGCAGCACTTTACAGCTATTACACGACGGGCCAGCTCAAGGCGGAAGGCTCGTCCATCACCGAGGGTATCGGCCAGGGTCGCATCACCAAGAATATCGAGGGGGCGAAGGTGGACGACGCCTTCCAGATCACCGACCAGGAGGCGATCCCGCTCGTCTTCGATCTGCTCAAGGAGGAAGGCCTCTGCCTCGGCGGCTCGACCGGCATCAATGTCGCCGGCGCTATCCGTCTTGCCAAGCAGATGGGCCCCGGCCACACGATCGTCACCCTGCTCTGCGACTATGGCACGCGCTACCAGTCGAAGCTCTTCAATCCGGAATTCCTGCGCGAGAAAGGCCTGCCGGTTCCCGACTGGCTCGAGGAGCGCATCGCCCATGTGCCGACCGTGTTCGAGGATGTGAGCGCCTCATGACCACCCTCCTCTTCCGCGACGATGCCTATCTCAAATCCTGCGATGCCAAAATCATCGGCATCAATGAAAGGGGCGGCATCCTTCTCGACCAGACCGTCTTCTACGCCACTGCCGGCGGCCAGCCGGGCGACAAAGGCAGCCTCACCATCGACGGCACGGTCATTCCCATCGCCACCAGCGTCTATGACGAAGCGAAGAATGTCGTGCATGTGCCGGCAGCCCCCGTCGCGCTCGCCACAGGCGCGCCCGTTTCCGTTGCACTCGATTGGGAAAACCGCTTCCGCAATATGCGCTGCCATTCGCTGATGCACCTGCTGTGCGCCGCAGTGCCTTTCCCCGTGACAGGGAGCGCCTTGACCGAGGATGGCGGGCGCATCGATTTCGACATTCCGGAAGGCCATATCCCGACCAAGGACGAGCTTGCGGCGAAGATCAACGACTGGATCTCGCAGGATCATCCGATCACCACCCGCTGGATCGCCGAGGAGGAACTCGACGCCAATCCCAATCTCGTCCGCACTTTGTGGGTGAAACCGCCGCGCGGCTCGGGCCGCATCCGCCTGGTGTCAATCGGCGAGAATGACAGCGTCGATCTGCAGCCCTGCGGCGGCACGCATCTTAAATCGACCGGTGACATCGGTCACATCATCGTCGCCAAGATCGAGAACAAGGGCAAGATGAACCGGCGCATCAGATTGGCGTTCGCAAGTTAGACGGATGAAGGGCCGCTTCGCGGCCACCTCAGCGTGAGGAATATTGAGATGCAATCACCTTATGTCGTATCCACGGATTGGCTTGCCGAGCGTCTGAATGCGCCGGATATCGCGATCATCGACGCCTCCTGGCACCTGCCGACTGCGAAGCGCGACGCCAAAGCCGAATTCCAGGCGGCCCGCATTCCGGGCGCCCAGTTCTTCGACATCGATGACATTTCCGACAGCGCCACGACGCTTCCTCACATGCTGCCGAGCGCGGAGAAGTTCGCCTCGCGCATGAGGAAGCTCGGCATCGGTGACGGCAAGAAGGTGATCGCCTATGACGCTGCCGGACTGTTCTCGGCGGCGCGCGCCTGGTGGATGTTGCGCATCTTCGGCCATGACGATGTGGCGGTGCTCGACGGCGGCTTCCCCAAATGGAAGGCGGAAGGCCATCCGATCGACGAAGACCCGCCGGCCAAGCCGCAGGAGCGGCACTTCTCCGCGCGCTTCCAGTCGATGATGGTGCGCGACAAGGCCGATATGCTCGCCGCGATCGGGAACGGCAAAACTCAGATCGCCGATGCAAGATCACCCGGCCGCTTCACCGGCGCCGAACCCGAGCCGCGTCCTGGTGTCCGCTCGGGCCATATGCCGGGCGCCGCCAATGTCCACTATGCCACCCTGCTCAAACCCGATGGCACGCTCAAATCGCCCGATGAGATCGCCAGGGTCTTCGCCGCCGCCGGCATCGATGTGAAGAAGCCAGTCATCACTTCCTGCGGCTCAGGGATAACCGCCGCCATCCTGACACTGGGCCTCACCCTGATCGGCGCCAAGGATCATGCGCTCTATGACGGCTCCTGGAGCGAATGGGGCGCCGCTGCCGACACACCCGTTGCAACAGGACTATGGTCATGAACCACGAAGACCTGCTCGATCGCTATGCCAGGCTGATCGTCCATTCCGGCGTCAATGTCACCGACGGGCAAGAACTCGTCATGACGGCGCCCATCGACGCCGTGGCGCTGGTGCGCCGCATCACCGAACACGCCTACAGGGCCGGCGCGACACTCGTTACCACCCTCTATGCCGATGACGCGGCGACCCTGGCGCGCTTCGCGCATGCCTCCGACAAGAGCTTCGATTCAGCACCGGCCTGGCTGTTCGACGGCTTCGCCAATGCCTTCAAGGCGGGTGCGGCCCGTCTCGCCATCATTGGCGAGGACCCTTCTCTTCTCGCCGGCCAGGATGCCGACAAGGTCACGCGCGCTAATCGGGCGCGCTCCAAAGCCTATCGGCCGGCCCTCGAGCTCATCGCCGGTCATGCGATCAACTGGTGTGTCGTCGCCGCGGCGACGCCGGCCTGGGCGCGTTCCGTATTCCCCGACAAGGCGCCGGACACCGCACTCGACAGCCTGTGGCGCGCCATCTTCACCTGCAGCCGCGCCGATGCCGCAGATCCTGTCGCCGCCTGGGTCCAGCATTCGCGCCGGCTGCGCGAGCGCACCGATTTTCTCAATGCGAAGCGCTACAAGGCCCTCAAATACAAGGGCCCCGGCACTGACCTGACTTTGGGCCTGGTCGACGGCCATGTCTGGAAGGGTGGCGCCTCGGTGGCCAAGAACGGCGTCACCTGCAATCCGAACATCCCGACCGAAGAAGTCTTCACCATGCCGCATAAGGACAGGGTCGACGGCATCCTGTCCTCGACCAAGCCCCTCTCCTATCAAGGCACATTCATCGAGGGCATCAAGGTGCGTTTCGAGGCGGGACGCATCGTCGAATCTCACGCCGACAAGGGGGCGGATATCTTCGCGACGATGATCGGCACCGATGAGGGCGCCGCCCGACTCGGCGAAGTGGCGCTGGTGCCGCACTCCTCGCCGATCTCGGCGAGCGGCATCGTCTTCAACAATACACTCTTCGACGAGAACGCGGCCTGCCACATCGCCGTGGGTCAATCCTACAGCGACACGCTCGCCAATGGCGGGAGCATGAGCAAAGATGCGCTCGCCGCCGCGGGCGCCAATGCGAGCCTCATCCATGTCGACTGGATGATCGGCTCGGGCGCGCTCGACATTGACGGCGTGCTGGCCGATGGGCGGACCGAGCCCTTGATGCGCAAAGGCGAGTGGGCGGCCTGAGAACAACAAAAATCCCCTGTAGAAATACAGGGGATTTTTCAGCGGACTTACAGAGAATTTCCTGCTTTCACTGCAGTCCCTGTTTTCGCAGGTGAACCACTGGGCTCACGGGCCGTAACATGCAGCGGCCCGTGAAGGGAAGCTTCCCGAATTGCTGCCGGTTAGCTTCAGTGCAGGATCTGGCTGAGGAAGAGCTTGGTGCGCTCGCTCTTCGGATTGTTGAAGAACTCGACCGGCGAGTTCTGCTCGATGATTTGGCCCTGATCCATGAAGATCACCCGGTTGGCCACCTGGCGGGCAAAGCCCATTTCGTGCGTGACGCATAGCATCGTCATGCCCGATTGCGCCAGATCCACCATCACTTCCAGCACTTCCTTGATCATTTCCGGATCGAGCGCCGAAGTCGGTTCGTCGAACAGCATGATCTTCGGATTCATGCACAGCGAACGAGCGATCGCCACGCGCTGCTGCTGGCCGCCCGACAGCTGGCCCGGATATTTTTTCGCCTGCTCGGGGATTTTCACGCGGGTGAGATATTTCATCGCCGCCGCCTCGGCGTCGGCCTTGGACATCTTGCGCACCCAAATCGGCGCCAGCGTGCAATTTTCAAGCACGGTTAGATGCGGGAAGAGATTGAAATGCTGGAACACCATGCCGACTTCGCGACGCACTTCGTCGATGCGCTTCAGGTCGTTGGTGAGCTCGATACCGTCGACGACGATCTGGCCCGACTGATGCTCTTCCAGCCGGTTGATGCAGCGGATGAGGGTCGACTTTCCCGAGCCCGAGGGCCCGCAGATGACGATGCGCTCGCCGCGATCGACATTGAGATTGATGTCGCGCAGCACATGGAAGTCGCCATACCACTTGTTGACGCCGAGGAGCTGGATCGCCACCTCGCCGGCTTCGTTCGTTTCCATTTTTTGTGCGGATCCCTGAGCCATCAAATCCCTCTTCTCTTGTGGCCGGTCGCAAGCCGGCGTTCCATGAATAGCGAATAGCGCGACATGGCGAAACAAAAAACCCAGAACATCAGAGCAGCGACAAAATAACCTGTGGTTCCGGTCTGCGGTGACACCCATTTAGGGTCGCTGAAACTGGCGTTGATGATGCCCAGAAGGTCGAAAAGACCGATGATGAGCACCAAGGTCGTGTCCTTGAACAGGCTGATGAAGGCATTGACGATGCCGGGAATGACGATCTTGAGCGCCTGCGGCAGCACAATCAGATTCATCATCCTCCAATAGGACAGGCCGAGCGCCTGGGCGGCCTCATACTGCCCTCGCGGAATCGCCTGCAGGCCGCCGCGCACCGTTTCCGCCATATAGGCGGCCGAGAACAGCGCCGTGCCGACAAGGGCGCGTAGCAATTTGTCGAAATTGACGCCCTCCGGCATGAACAGCGGCAGCATGATGCTGGCCATGAAGAGCACGGTGATCAGGGGCACACCACGCCAGACTTCGATGAAGACGATCGAGAAGAGCCGTACGACCACCATTTTGGAGCGCCGCCCCAAAGCGAGCAGGATCCCTAAGGGAAGCGCTGCGACGATGCCGGTGACGGCGACGACCAGGGTCACCAGCAGCCCGCCCCATTGCTGGGTCTCAACCTGTACCAATCCAAAATCCGCGGTGACCAGCACGAGGACAGCAATAACGGCCGAAACCGCGCCGACCCAACCCAGCAGCGCCGAGCGGGCGCTAATGTCCTGTGCCGAGGCCTGATGGCCGATCGACAGGAAGGCTGCGGCGGCCAGCAGGATTATGATCGCCAGGGAGGCGAACGAGATGAAATTGCCGAAGATGGCGATCTCGGGCATCGAGATGAGGAAGGACAGAATCCAGACGACCAAGGCAGCCCCGGCCAGCATGAGCGCCGGCTTGTTCCGTTGGACACCGTCTTCAATGCCGAAAGCCATCAGCGGAACCGCGAGCGCCGACAACAACACCAGCGCGGTGATGAAAAGCAGCGTCGAGCTCGACAGATCGAGGTTGCCCCCGGTCAAAAGCACGAAAGTCATTAGCGGATAGACGACCAACAGGAACAACGCGTTCCATTTCTTGTAGGGCAGCGAGGGGATGGCCATCGTGGCCAGCGCCACGGCGCCGACGATGAAGCAGATATTCACCCGCCAGCGCTGATCGAAGGGATAGAAGCCGTAAACGAACTGATGGAATTTCGCCCAGACATAGGGCCAGCAGGCGCCGGAATCCGGAACGGCCACACAGGCCTCGCGATCCTCGCCGGCGAAGACACCACGGATCAAAGCCCAGTCGATGACGCCCCAGGCGATCCAGACGACGAATGCGGTGCCAAGTATGGTAAGTATGGAGTTCAGCGGCGTGGGAAAGAGATTGGTCAGCAGCCAGCCGACGGCACCGGTCGTGTTCGGTGGCGGCGGGAGCTGTCGCGCTTCCTCGGTACGGACCCAGGCATACGGGGTGGGGACATCGGTCATGGCCTATCTCTCCACCAGGCGCACGCGCGCATTGTACCAGTTCATTAAAGCCGAGGTCCCAAGGCTGATCGATAGGTAGATGAGCATCCAGATGAGAACGACCTCGACCGCCCGGCCCGACTGGTTGTTGACGACGCCGCCCATGGCGACGAGATCGGGATAGGCGATGGCGACGGCGAGCGAGGAATTCTTGGTCAGGTTGAGATATTGACTGGTCAAGGGCGGGATGATGACCCTGAGCGCTTGCGGAATGACCACCAGCCTGAGCGTCAGCTGCGACCTGAGGCCCAGGGCATGCGCCGCTTCCGTCTGGCCATGGCTCACCGCCAGGATGCCCGCGCGAACGATCTCCGCGATGAACGACGCTGTATAGATGGAAAGCGCCAGCAGGAGCGCGATCAATTCCGGCAGGATGGTGAGGCCGCCTTCGAAATTGAAACCCTTGAGCTCGGGATACTCAGATCGCACCGGAGAGCCGAGCAGCAGAAGTACAAGAAGCGGCAGGCCGATGATCAGGCCCAGGCCGGCCCAGAAACTATGGAACTGCTCGCCTGTGCGCTCCTGGCGCTGGCGCGCCCAGCGCTTTATGACATAGGCACCAATGCAGGCAAGGATGAAGGCGATGGCGACTGAGCCCGCCCCCTCGCCCCAGATGGCCCTGGGCATCACCAAGCCACGATTGCTCAAAAAGGCAAGGCCGAAAAAATCGATGCTCTGCTTCGGGCCCGGCAGGGGCTTGAGGACGGCGGCATACCAGAAGAATATCTGCAGCAGCAGCGGAATATTGCGGATGAGTTCGACATAGCCGGTAGCGATCTTGGCGATGACCCAGTTCGACGACAGCCGCATGATGCCGATGAGGAAGCCGAGTATGGTGGCGAAGACAATGCCGAGGCTGGCGACGATCAGCGTATTGAGGAGGCCGACCAGGATGGCGCGAAAATAGCTCGAATCGCGCGAATACTCGATCGGCCTCTGGATGATGTCGAAGCCGGCCGTATTCGTCAGAAAGCCGAAATCGACATTTTTGTTGAGCCTGGCCAGGTTGACGGCGGTATTATGGACGATCTCGTAGCCGAACCAGATCAACAGCAACACGAAGATGATCTGCGCGACACGCGATCGCACCTTCGGGTCGTTGAATGCTGAGACGCGTTGCGGACGCGCCTCATCGACGAGTGCGGTCATCTCTCACCCCTTCCACCCTATTCGCAACCGTCGCGTTTGAACGCGATCTCGTTGTGCAGAAAAAACAGGAAGCCCGGATTTCTCCGGGCTTCCCGAAATCGTTCAGCGGATCGGCGGCGCGTATTGCAGGCCGCCCTTGTCCCACAGCGCGTTCTTGCCTCGGGCGATCTTGAGCTTGGTGCCCTCGCCCAGATTACGCTCGAAGATCTCGCCGTAATTGCCGACTTGCTTGATGATCTGCGAAGCCCAGTCGTTGGTGAGACCGATACCGACGCCGAAATCACCTTCCTTACCCACGAAGCGCATGACTTCGGGGTTCGTCGAGTTCTTCATCTCGTCGATATTCTTCTGCGTGATGCCGAGATCCTCGGCATTGACGAGTGCGTAATAGGTCCACTTCACGACATTGAACCAGGCATCGTCACCCTGGCGCACCACCGGACCCAACGGCTCCTTGGAGATGATCTCCGGCAGAATCACATGATCGTCGGGATTCGCGAGCTTGAGGCGCTCGGCATA
This genomic stretch from Nordella sp. HKS 07 harbors:
- a CDS encoding nuclear transport factor 2 family protein; its protein translation is MATRIVNDLRSHYRAWGRGKGTTSERFIELLTDDATFRSIGGGANLMEFTRTHRTKDDVRAYFAGLARDWEMLFYNVSTFLVQNGTVAVMCECAWKHKQTGKTVHTPKLDVIRIKDGKIADFFEFFDNHQAAAACRAEGECTVPADPKPFNGQGQSRLETEVTVATRANVNALKHLYAQYAKTKGASIQSILELLAPNVVWGSLSAGTYPLAFSRTHRSREEVAEYFRGLSEAFTMNYYDVREYVAAGPYVLALSEISFTNKKTGKTFVSPKADFWRFAGGKAVEFYEFFDTAAVMASAA
- a CDS encoding CHASE2 domain-containing protein; this encodes MTGSFVTKARALRNWPRWLWAILTAVLVALLTLLGGGKSITAAYKSFTETDRIIEISAALSGVAKNSLPVTLIKVDDETMANWGGPPITPHAALAELIRIAEAGGARAVVVDIDLAPEDATTPADPALVEAISASTLTDPPLMFVRSFRAGSVSGEELERTPTVANSTPYDGIFAQSGKAIWVSVLTPLSADRIVRRLRLWQTLCEGADGVTYPSPALVVAAKFDTGGDRSDELKHFLAEQVDRRCKRLDAAPSAWPHRLSSDVAIQYMFNAETEEASAKTIADGDSQVAVFNQIPAWALVRFEAGQASAAGEIHPEAFKNRIVIIGVTHANSHDIYATPLGSQPGAVILANTVAAASAMATMPGASPLVEILIAVSIFAVLAFISYNFQLAPSVLIAGLITVAAALVLSRLFGFEVAIRIIAVTLTLFILHKFFDSLAGIVYDWSHGKGWRSMLKTH
- a CDS encoding cysteine synthase A translates to MDIKPDVIAAIGNTPLIKLKKASELTGCTILGKAEFMNPGQSVKDRAALFIIKDAIAKGQLRPGGTIVEGTAGNTGIGIAVVANAMGFKTVIVIPVTQSQEKKDTLRLLGAELVEVPAVAYKNPNNYVKYSGRLAETLARTSPNGAIWANQFDNVANRQAHIETTAQEIWKQTDGKVDGFVSAVGSGGTLGGVSDGLKAKNKNIRIALADPLGAALYSYYTTGQLKAEGSSITEGIGQGRITKNIEGAKVDDAFQITDQEAIPLVFDLLKEEGLCLGGSTGINVAGAIRLAKQMGPGHTIVTLLCDYGTRYQSKLFNPEFLREKGLPVPDWLEERIAHVPTVFEDVSAS
- a CDS encoding alanyl-tRNA editing protein, producing the protein MTTLLFRDDAYLKSCDAKIIGINERGGILLDQTVFYATAGGQPGDKGSLTIDGTVIPIATSVYDEAKNVVHVPAAPVALATGAPVSVALDWENRFRNMRCHSLMHLLCAAVPFPVTGSALTEDGGRIDFDIPEGHIPTKDELAAKINDWISQDHPITTRWIAEEELDANPNLVRTLWVKPPRGSGRIRLVSIGENDSVDLQPCGGTHLKSTGDIGHIIVAKIENKGKMNRRIRLAFAS
- the sseA gene encoding 3-mercaptopyruvate sulfurtransferase; its protein translation is MQSPYVVSTDWLAERLNAPDIAIIDASWHLPTAKRDAKAEFQAARIPGAQFFDIDDISDSATTLPHMLPSAEKFASRMRKLGIGDGKKVIAYDAAGLFSAARAWWMLRIFGHDDVAVLDGGFPKWKAEGHPIDEDPPAKPQERHFSARFQSMMVRDKADMLAAIGNGKTQIADARSPGRFTGAEPEPRPGVRSGHMPGAANVHYATLLKPDGTLKSPDEIARVFAAAGIDVKKPVITSCGSGITAAILTLGLTLIGAKDHALYDGSWSEWGAAADTPVATGLWS
- a CDS encoding aminopeptidase — encoded protein: MNHEDLLDRYARLIVHSGVNVTDGQELVMTAPIDAVALVRRITEHAYRAGATLVTTLYADDAATLARFAHASDKSFDSAPAWLFDGFANAFKAGAARLAIIGEDPSLLAGQDADKVTRANRARSKAYRPALELIAGHAINWCVVAAATPAWARSVFPDKAPDTALDSLWRAIFTCSRADAADPVAAWVQHSRRLRERTDFLNAKRYKALKYKGPGTDLTLGLVDGHVWKGGASVAKNGVTCNPNIPTEEVFTMPHKDRVDGILSSTKPLSYQGTFIEGIKVRFEAGRIVESHADKGADIFATMIGTDEGAARLGEVALVPHSSPISASGIVFNNTLFDENAACHIAVGQSYSDTLANGGSMSKDALAAAGANASLIHVDWMIGSGALDIDGVLADGRTEPLMRKGEWAA